A DNA window from Maribellus comscasis contains the following coding sequences:
- a CDS encoding adenylyl-sulfate kinase, whose amino-acid sequence MNCGIILICSFISPTNEMRHIVREIIEKEDFLEVFVNTPLEVCEKRDLKGIYKRTRSGEIKNFT is encoded by the coding sequence ATGAACTGCGGGATTATCCTGATTTGTTCGTTCATAAGCCCAACCAATGAAATGCGTCACATCGTACGTGAGATTATAGAAAAAGAAGATTTTCTGGAGGTGTTTGTGAATACGCCGTTGGAAGTTTGCGAGAAAAGAGACCTCAAAGGAATATATAAAAGGACAAGATCCGGAGAAATAAAGAATTTTACGTGA
- a CDS encoding DUF2061 domain-containing protein, with the protein MSVKPRRHLAQAIIWRIIASLTTFIIGWVVTGGINF; encoded by the coding sequence ATGAGTGTTAAACCACGCCGTCACTTGGCACAAGCAATAATCTGGAGAATTATAGCATCATTGACCACATTTATTATTGGTTGGGTTGTAACCGGAGGTATAAATTTTTGA
- a CDS encoding flippase codes for MVKKIITYSRKKLALLDVHTIEVLRKSSSSMVVKVLGMIVGVFVSIFVGRSLGPDGLGIINLSNRIVSLLLVFTMLGMKQVLVKQIAIGYRRKDFQLVSDSIYTSSIINGFIALVLTILGLVMAPFLAHKVFHAPDLEIPLTVALIVMLPQTFSRVFGAALNGFRKIWQSNLVNETLSTWVVGILLASFFLFDLEIDVVKIAVIYAVGRIVVTSTMIIYWKRIFHFKGKRNWIAKPMLKMSLPMLLVSSTALIAANADTIMLGWLGSTREVGLYNVAARIALLVSFFLQISNSAISPKLAALFAENRKKEIEKMVKSVTSGLIIIATVSLIAFIFLGNFLLGLWGGEFEEAYWVLVILGIGQFFNISTGCAGLLLIMCGFEGIHSRISLIFVILNLILNYFFITILGALGAAIATAVTVSGENIVKLIIAKQKVGVSTIPLV; via the coding sequence ATGGTAAAAAAAATAATCACATATAGTCGTAAAAAACTGGCACTTCTTGACGTACACACTATAGAAGTCTTAAGGAAATCTTCTTCATCTATGGTGGTGAAAGTTCTTGGAATGATAGTAGGAGTTTTTGTAAGTATTTTTGTTGGTCGATCACTTGGCCCTGATGGTTTAGGCATAATCAATCTTTCAAATCGGATAGTCTCCTTGCTCCTTGTTTTTACTATGTTAGGGATGAAACAGGTTTTGGTAAAACAAATTGCGATTGGATATAGGCGTAAAGATTTTCAACTTGTTAGTGATAGTATTTATACATCATCAATAATCAATGGATTTATAGCGTTAGTTTTGACTATATTAGGACTTGTTATGGCACCTTTCCTCGCACATAAGGTTTTTCATGCACCTGACCTTGAGATACCATTGACAGTGGCACTTATAGTGATGCTCCCACAGACATTTTCTCGAGTTTTTGGTGCGGCTTTGAACGGATTTCGAAAGATTTGGCAAAGTAATTTGGTTAATGAAACACTAAGTACTTGGGTAGTAGGAATCTTATTAGCTAGTTTTTTTCTTTTTGATTTAGAAATTGACGTTGTAAAAATTGCTGTTATTTATGCAGTTGGTAGAATAGTAGTTACGAGTACTATGATTATCTACTGGAAGAGAATTTTTCATTTTAAAGGGAAAAGAAACTGGATTGCGAAACCTATGTTAAAAATGTCACTACCTATGCTATTGGTTTCATCTACCGCTCTTATTGCAGCAAATGCAGATACTATTATGCTAGGATGGTTGGGATCAACCCGAGAGGTTGGGCTTTATAACGTAGCAGCTCGTATTGCTCTCCTTGTTAGTTTTTTTTTACAAATATCAAATTCAGCTATATCACCAAAATTAGCAGCTCTGTTTGCTGAAAATAGAAAAAAAGAAATAGAGAAAATGGTAAAAAGTGTTACATCTGGATTGATTATAATAGCTACAGTTAGCCTTATTGCCTTCATCTTTCTTGGTAATTTTTTATTGGGATTATGGGGAGGGGAATTTGAGGAGGCATATTGGGTATTAGTTATCTTAGGTATTGGTCAATTTTTTAACATTTCTACTGGGTGTGCAGGTTTACTTTTGATAATGTGTGGATTTGAAGGAATTCACAGTAGAATTTCCTTAATCTTCGTAATTCTAAATCTTATATTAAATTATTTTTTTATAACCATTTTGGGAGCACTAGGTGCAGCTATTGCTACTGCTGTAACTGTAAGTGGAGAAAATATAGTAAAATTGATAATAGCTAAACAAAAAGTGGGAGTGTCAACTATTCCTTTAGTTTGA
- a CDS encoding sulfotransferase family protein, translating into MKEPIIISGLSGSGTRVVVRILEEVKFSFGYDVNISKDDLSFTLLFKLPKHYFKYFEQQSDYVKKIMSIHNKLLLNKRLNLSDLYQILKLSLLHIIQFRRYKPTWIFSRVKNIFFNRISPIDPIWGWKEPHSVPFLPDIKLFYPNSKFILIIRNGLDMVYSKNDQQFYNYAHYFGLDSRDESPRNRFELWYRFNKYAIEKGKELFKENFLIIYYENIANLNYKTLKKTIEFIGGLDTDEAIKTLKKEISNPGTINRYKDYDQNWISSEILSKLEEIGYSNLSD; encoded by the coding sequence ATGAAAGAACCTATAATTATAAGCGGATTAAGCGGGTCTGGGACAAGAGTTGTTGTAAGAATTCTTGAGGAAGTAAAATTTAGTTTTGGATATGATGTCAATATTTCTAAGGACGATCTATCGTTTACACTTCTTTTTAAACTACCAAAACACTACTTCAAGTATTTTGAACAGCAAAGCGATTATGTAAAAAAAATAATGAGTATTCATAATAAGCTACTTTTGAATAAAAGACTTAATCTATCCGATTTGTATCAAATACTTAAATTGTCGTTATTACATATTATACAATTTAGGAGATATAAGCCTACGTGGATTTTTAGTCGAGTTAAAAATATTTTTTTTAATAGAATATCTCCGATTGATCCAATTTGGGGGTGGAAAGAACCACACAGCGTTCCATTTTTACCCGACATTAAATTATTTTACCCTAACTCAAAATTTATTTTAATAATAAGAAACGGACTAGATATGGTTTATTCAAAAAATGATCAACAATTCTATAACTATGCTCATTACTTTGGCTTAGATAGCAGAGATGAGTCGCCGCGAAATCGATTTGAGTTATGGTATCGGTTTAATAAATATGCAATTGAAAAGGGTAAGGAATTATTTAAAGAAAATTTTTTGATAATTTATTATGAAAATATTGCTAATTTGAATTATAAAACATTAAAGAAAACAATTGAATTTATTGGTGGATTAGATACAGACGAAGCTATAAAAACACTAAAGAAAGAAATTAGTAATCCAGGGACAATAAATAGGTACAAAGATTATGATCAAAATTGGATTAGTTCTGAAATATTATCAAAATTAGAAGAAATTGGATATAGTAATTTATCGGATTAA
- a CDS encoding glycosyltransferase family 2 protein — protein sequence MESNFKVSIIIPTYNQEKYIGRTIESAISQDYSNIEIIIADDQSTDKTEAIARYYENQDKRIIYFRNRLNIGRVANYKKALNNYATGEYVINLDGDDLLLDKTFISEGIKLLSKYPECNLIVGCKQSKRENGKLYKREHKVKYEIIKISGVEFVTKLFSTYQFAHVGTIYSRSAALSGEFYEKNIISSDMESILRLALKSDILIYNKIVAQWNYTGYNESTIQKFDDAIDNIKWIQSVGNELRKHIGVFQFLKWRIKMKYRYLTPINESLKYQKFLKLKQFRLMLKYRILLLFILSRIKKMYNKLNQEIQ from the coding sequence ATGGAATCAAATTTTAAAGTTAGTATAATAATACCGACTTATAATCAAGAAAAGTACATCGGAAGAACAATTGAGAGTGCAATTTCGCAAGATTACTCAAATATTGAAATAATTATTGCGGATGACCAATCAACTGATAAAACTGAAGCAATTGCAAGGTATTATGAAAATCAAGATAAAAGAATTATATACTTTCGTAATCGACTCAATATTGGAAGAGTAGCTAATTACAAAAAAGCATTAAACAATTATGCCACAGGTGAATATGTTATTAATTTGGATGGTGATGATCTTCTTCTTGATAAAACATTTATAAGTGAGGGAATTAAGTTACTGAGTAAATATCCTGAGTGTAATCTGATAGTTGGATGTAAGCAAAGTAAAAGAGAAAATGGAAAATTGTATAAACGAGAACATAAAGTAAAGTACGAAATTATAAAAATATCTGGAGTAGAATTTGTGACGAAATTATTTTCCACCTATCAGTTTGCACATGTGGGGACAATATATAGTAGAAGTGCAGCATTATCAGGTGAATTTTATGAAAAGAATATTATTTCTAGTGACATGGAATCAATACTTCGCCTAGCTCTTAAGAGCGACATTCTTATTTATAATAAAATAGTCGCACAATGGAATTATACCGGATACAATGAGAGTACAATTCAAAAATTTGATGATGCAATAGATAATATTAAATGGATTCAAAGTGTTGGAAATGAACTTAGAAAGCATATAGGCGTTTTTCAATTTCTTAAGTGGAGAATTAAAATGAAATATAGGTACCTAACCCCAATAAATGAATCTTTAAAATATCAAAAATTCTTGAAATTAAAACAATTTAGATTGATGCTAAAATATAGAATACTTCTGTTATTTATATTATCTCGTATCAAAAAAATGTACAATAAGCTAAATCAAGAAATACAGTAA